Proteins from one Maniola hyperantus chromosome 25, iAphHyp1.2, whole genome shotgun sequence genomic window:
- the tsr gene encoding cofilin/actin-depolymerizing factor homolog yields the protein MASGVTVSDACKTTYEEIKKDKKHRYVVFYIRDEKQIDVETVGGRNAEYDQFLEDLQKGGTGECRYGLFDFEYTHQCQGTSEASKKQKLFLMSWCPDTAKVKKKMLYSSSFDALKKSLVGVQKYIQATDLSEASQEAVEEKLRATDRQ from the exons GCGTCCGGTGTTACAGTCTCGGACGCGTGCAAAACCACGTACGAAGAGATAAAGAAAGATAAGAAGCACCGCTACGTGGTGTTCTACATCCGCGACGAGAAGCAGATCGACGTCGAGACCGTCGGCGGGCGCAACGCTGAATATGACCAATTCCTTGAGGATCTGCAGAAAGGCGGCACCGGCGAGTGCAG ATATGGACTGTTCGACTTTGAATACACACACCAGTGTCAAGGCACGTCGGAGGCGAGCAAGAAACAGAAGCTCTTCCTCATGTCGTGGTGCCCAGACACTGCCAAGGTCAAGAAGAAGATGTTGTACTCTAG CTCATTCGATGCGCTGAAGAAGTCGCTGGTAGGCGTACAGAAGTACATCCAAGCGACCGACCTCTCCGAAGCCTCCCAAGAGGCCGTCGAAGAGAAACTGCGCGCCACGGACCGCCAGTAA